Proteins from a single region of Lentimicrobiaceae bacterium:
- a CDS encoding glycosyltransferase — translation MLVSVFTPSHNPIYLIRAYESLLSQTYKNFEWVILLNNGAEAPPICDDRVKFYTAPVGTPPYVGALKSIAVEHCCGEILLELDHDDTLEPTAIEKVVDAFNESDEIGFVYSNTIHKKEDHFSEEFGWKYRPYDKEWEEHISFPPTAESVSRIWFAPNHLRAFRRNYYYQVGGYNKEMRVLDDLDLMCKLFQICKFKHIDEGLYKYFIHGDNTYILHNSEIQCNVYRIYDEYIESLAETQARRNGLRLIELGGRFSAKQGYETVDLLDADIITDLNNDFPFDDSSVGVIRAYDIFEHLRDPIHTMKEVYRVLAPGGILFCQVPSTDGRGAFQDPTHVSFWNENSFLYYTDRNKAKYIDTPVRFQALRIYTTEKDAEHVCWTIAHLISLKNGYRPCGLINI, via the coding sequence ATGTTAGTATCTGTTTTTACACCATCTCACAACCCTATATACTTAATAAGAGCTTATGAGTCTTTGTTAAGTCAAACGTATAAAAATTTCGAATGGGTTATTTTGCTTAATAACGGAGCAGAGGCTCCACCTATTTGCGACGATAGAGTTAAGTTTTATACTGCTCCAGTAGGCACACCTCCTTACGTCGGAGCTTTAAAGTCAATAGCAGTAGAGCATTGTTGCGGTGAAATACTATTAGAATTAGATCACGACGACACACTCGAACCTACAGCTATAGAAAAAGTCGTTGATGCATTTAACGAAAGCGACGAAATAGGGTTTGTTTATTCCAATACAATACACAAAAAAGAAGATCACTTTTCTGAGGAATTTGGTTGGAAATATCGCCCATACGATAAAGAATGGGAAGAACATATTAGCTTTCCGCCTACAGCGGAATCAGTAAGCCGAATATGGTTTGCACCAAATCACCTAAGGGCGTTTAGACGAAATTACTACTATCAAGTCGGTGGATACAACAAAGAAATGAGAGTATTAGACGACTTGGATTTAATGTGTAAGTTGTTTCAAATTTGCAAATTTAAGCATATCGATGAGGGTTTGTATAAGTATTTTATACACGGCGATAACACATATATATTGCACAATAGCGAGATACAGTGTAATGTATATAGAATTTATGACGAATATATAGAGAGTTTAGCTGAAACACAAGCCAGAAGAAACGGGTTAAGACTTATAGAATTGGGTGGTAGATTTTCCGCCAAACAAGGCTACGAAACTGTAGACTTGCTCGATGCTGATATCATAACTGACCTAAATAACGATTTCCCGTTTGACGATAGCTCTGTTGGTGTCATAAGAGCATACGACATATTTGAACATCTAAGAGATCCTATACATACAATGAAAGAAGTTTACAGAGTGCTTGCACCCGGAGGTATTCTATTTTGCCAAGTTCCTAGCACAGATGGCAGGGGTGCATTTCAAGATCCAACACATGTAAGTTTTTGGAATGAGAACTCGTTTTTATACTACACGGATAGAAATAAAGCAAAGTATATCGACACACCAGTGAGATTCCAAGCTTTACGTATATACACAACAGAGAAAGATGCGGAACATGTTTGTTGGACGATAGCACATCTCATTTCGCTAAAGAACGGATATAGACCTTGCGGTTTAATTAATATATAA
- a CDS encoding DNA adenine methylase: MKTCITYWGGKQLMVDIILPLIPPHRAYNEPFFGGGAVFFAKKPAEVEFINDINGEMVNFYRTLKLKFDELKTEVDCTLHSEYQHRLARGIYDEPLKHSDVLRAWAVWMLSKQSIYAILTNGWSVSIDKNKAKQVQWSKQTFTNMYARRLERTSIFCRDALSVIESTDRPTTFHYLDPPYYQADMGHYSGYTLEDFTNLLNTIEKIQGKFLLSTYPSNILREYVEKNGWNMLEIKMHKNAGGGEKTEVLTFNYDSQFTKQLELF; the protein is encoded by the coding sequence ATGAAAACATGCATAACTTATTGGGGAGGAAAGCAGCTTATGGTGGATATAATATTGCCCCTTATACCGCCACATCGTGCGTACAACGAACCATTTTTCGGGGGCGGCGCTGTGTTTTTCGCAAAAAAACCTGCAGAAGTGGAATTTATCAATGACATCAATGGTGAGATGGTAAATTTTTATAGAACTTTGAAATTGAAATTTGACGAGCTTAAAACTGAAGTAGATTGCACATTACACTCGGAATATCAACATCGCTTAGCAAGGGGTATATATGACGAACCTCTAAAACATAGCGACGTGCTGCGTGCGTGGGCGGTTTGGATGTTGAGTAAACAATCCATTTACGCAATATTAACGAATGGATGGAGCGTGAGCATAGACAAGAATAAAGCTAAACAGGTACAGTGGAGTAAACAGACGTTTACCAACATGTATGCCAGGAGGTTGGAGCGTACAAGTATATTCTGTCGCGATGCTCTATCAGTCATCGAAAGCACAGATAGACCTACAACATTTCATTACTTAGATCCGCCCTACTACCAAGCTGATATGGGGCATTATTCTGGATACACATTAGAAGATTTTACGAACCTGCTTAACACAATAGAGAAGATACAAGGCAAGTTCCTTTTAAGTACGTATCCCAGCAATATCCTGCGAGAATATGTAGAAAAGAACGGCTGGAATATGCTGGAAATTAAGATGCATAAAAACGCAGGCGGTGGCGAAAAAACAGAGGTGCTAACTTTTAATTACGACTCACAATTTACCAAGCAGTTAGAACTGTTTTAA
- a CDS encoding single-stranded DNA-binding protein, with translation MIKLTLLGNLGHDAIINNVNDSKVISFSVAINQNYTDSKTKEVVERTLWVQCSYWRNRDQSCKIAEYLQQGTKVYLEGVPFVSEYTDRNGEKRASLSMRVDFVEIASFKEKVDVETFPDVNVEQQAQNAIKNDLTKPPADDDLSF, from the coding sequence ATGATTAAATTAACATTACTCGGAAATTTGGGACACGACGCTATAATTAATAACGTCAACGACTCAAAAGTTATTAGTTTTTCGGTTGCTATCAATCAAAATTATACCGATAGCAAAACCAAAGAAGTGGTAGAACGTACTTTATGGGTGCAATGCTCATATTGGCGTAACAGAGACCAAAGTTGTAAAATAGCAGAATATTTGCAACAAGGCACAAAAGTTTACCTTGAGGGCGTACCTTTTGTATCGGAGTACACCGACAGGAACGGCGAAAAAAGGGCAAGTTTGAGCATGCGAGTTGATTTTGTTGAGATTGCAAGTTTTAAAGAAAAGGTAGATGTTGAGACTTTTCCCGACGTCAATGTGGAGCAACAAGCACAAAACGCAATTAAAAATGATTTAACTAAACCGCCTGCGGACGATGATTTATCTTTTTAG
- a CDS encoding ATP-binding protein, translating to MATNGRLTERILVIGEPGCGKTTLVRQIIKEELKRGGRALIIVGDSAEYANVPEVAYQFKERVAKYKGCRKIVTTKSQAGEVLDTVFNYYYNGLLVFEDFRAFVGANTTTNLEKLLVRSRQHMLDIVAVAHSPDRIPPAFFSYASKIILFKTAVTFNIRKQYLHNINYWLRVQEIVNEKAKENKYYYEIHPV from the coding sequence ATGGCAACTAATGGACGTCTAACTGAGCGCATTTTGGTAATCGGAGAACCCGGATGTGGTAAAACTACATTAGTCCGCCAGATTATAAAAGAGGAACTTAAGCGAGGGGGTAGGGCTTTAATTATTGTAGGAGATAGTGCCGAATATGCTAATGTGCCGGAAGTTGCTTATCAATTTAAAGAACGAGTTGCAAAATATAAAGGTTGCAGAAAAATAGTAACAACAAAGAGTCAAGCCGGCGAAGTGCTTGATACGGTTTTTAATTATTATTATAATGGGCTTTTAGTTTTTGAAGATTTTAGGGCGTTTGTTGGTGCTAATACAACAACTAATTTAGAAAAGTTGTTGGTTCGTTCACGGCAACACATGTTAGATATTGTTGCAGTTGCCCATTCACCAGACCGAATACCGCCTGCATTCTTTAGTTATGCAAGTAAAATTATTCTTTTTAAAACTGCTGTAACATTTAATATTAGAAAACAATATTTACATAATATAAATTATTGGCTACGAGTGCAAGAGATAGTGAACGAAAAAGCAAAAGAAAACAAATATTATTATGAAATCCACCCAGTTTAA